The region GTCACGGCCGACAAAGGAATCGACGGCGAGGATGAAGGACTTCTCGGCGGACTGCATCAGCACACCGAATTGCGGCTTCTGTGTCGGCGCCCAATTCAGCAGGTTGGCCAGTGTCTTCAACGGCAGAATCTCGTCGCGCACCACGATGGTTGGCCGCCCCGATACTTCCTGGATTGCGGCGACATCGATCGGAATGATTTCTCGCACCATGGCCAGCGGCACGGCAAATGGCTGGTTGCAGGCACGCACCACCAGCACCGGCAGAATAGCCAGCGTCAGCGGCAGCGAAATGCTGATCTTGGTGCCGACCCCCTGCTCGGAGTTGATGTCGATACGGCCATTCAACTTCTGGATATTGGTGCGTACCACGTCCATGCCGACACCGCGACCGGACACGTTCGAGATCTGATCCTTGGTAGAGAAGCCCGGCAGGAAAATCAGCTGCAGGCACTGCTTCTCGTCGAGACCGTTGGCCGTCTCCGCATCGATCAGGCCTTTTTCGATGGCCTTGCGACGCAACGCCTCGGGGTTCATCCCCTTACCGTCATCGGTGATCTCGATGACGATATGATCGCCAACCTGCTCGGCCGACAGCTGCACCAGGGACTGCGGCTTCTTGCCAACGCTGATGCGCTCCTCGGAAGACTCGACGCCGTGATCGACCGCATTACGCACCAAGTGCACCAACGGGTCGTTCAGGTCCTCGATCATGGTCTTGTCGAGTTCGGTTTCCTCGCCGGTAATGACCAGCTCGACTTCCTTGCCCAATTGCCGCGCCAAGTCCCGCGCCAAGCGCGGATACTTCTGGAACAGACGCCCGATCGGCTGCATGCGGGTCTTCATCACCGCATTCTGCAAATCGCTGACCAGCAGGTCGAGCTGGCTGATCGCTTCGTCGAGGGAGCGCAGGGTATTCGTCTCCATATTGCCCTGCAGGATTTCGGTACGCAGCGTGGTCAGGCGGTTCTTGGTCAGGCCGATTTCACCGGACAGGTTCAGCACCTGGTCCAGGCGAACGGTATCAATACGAATGGTATTTTCCGGCGGCGCACTGGCCATGCCTTGCTGTGGCACCATCTTTGCCGGTGCCGGCTTGGCCGCCACGACCGGCATCGCCGGCGTTTCGAGCACTGCCTCGACCACCGGCGCCGCTGCCACAGCAACCGCAGCCGGTGCCGCCGCTGCGGGAGCGGCTGCCTTGGTAGTCACCGCGGCGTGCAACACATTCCAGTCCGGTGTATTGGCGGCGGCAACCGGCGCCACCGCTGGCGCGGCCACGGGTGCCGCAGGAGGTACCAGGTTGCCCGCCAGCGCACTGTCCAGTGCTGCGAGCAGGCCGGCATCCGGCGCGGCCGGCGACAGCCCTTGCGACAAGGTAGTGAACATGTCGCGCACCACGCCCGTCGCATCCAGAATCACATCCATCAGTTCTGACGACAGCGGCAACTCGCCGTTGCGCAGCTTGTCAAAAAGGTTCTCGGTACGGTGACAGATGGTCACCATTGCCGACACATTCAGAAAGCCGGCTCCGCCTTTGATGGTATGGAAGCCCCGGAAGATATCATTCAGTAACGCCTTGTCATTAGGCCGCTTCTCAAGCTCGCACAGTTTGTTGTCGACATCGGACAACAGCTCCGTGGACTCGAGCAGAAAATCCTGCATCAGATCTTCCATACCTGCAAAGTCGCTCATTTTGACTTCCTTTTCATTATCGGCCCGCAGTAGACGGCCTAGACGATCGCGCGTCTTAGAAACCCAAGCTTTCCAGCAAATCATCCACTTGCTGCTGATTGGTTACCACGTCGGAACGGCCATCAGGATTCACGACCGGACCTTGCAGCAGATCGGTGCCCAACTCTACCTTCTTCTCGGCCGGCAGGTACTCGATCAAAACAGTCAGCAACTCGCTTTCCAGCGTTTTGACCATGTCCATGACCTTCTTGATAACCTGTCCGGTCAAGTCTTGGAAATCCTGCGCCATCACGATTTCCAGCAGCTGGGCATTGGTCGCCGCCGTCTGCTGTGGCGCCTGGGCCAGGAAGCGGTGGGTATCTGCGGCCAACAGTTTGAAGTCGTCAACCGACAACTGATTGGCAAACAGCTGGTCCCAACGGCCTGACAAGCTTGCGGACTGGGACTGCAGCTCATCCTGGATCGGACGGGCAATATCGGTTGCATTCAGCACCCGCTCCGCAGCATTGGCCGTCAGCGTGGCGATGTAACCCAAGCGGTCCTTGGCATCAGGAAGGGCATCAGCCACCTTTTCCAAGGACTTGTCGTAACCAAGCTCACGCAGCGCATCGTGCAGCTTGCGGGTCATTTGGCCGACCTGGGCATAAATTGCCAATGCAGCCTGGGGATTCGCACCATCAACCTCTGCCGAGGGCGCCTCCTGCTGAGAGGCCTGCTGTTTGGCAATGCTTTCAAATAGAGCTTCCAGCTCTGGCGAATCGCCACTTTCAAGAAGATGATCCGGCACGACAATTTCTCCTGGCAACAGTACAGGCTGCTTTTATTTGTTTAGGCTCTGGAAGATCTTGCCCATCTTTTCTTCCAGTGTCGCGGCAGTAAACGGCTTCACGATGTAGCCACTAGCCCCTGCCGTTGCCGCCTCGATGATGTTTTCGCGTTTCGCTTCGGCAGTAATCATCAGGAACGGCAGCGTCTTCAGTTGCGGATCGGCTCGCACCGCACGCAGTAGCTCAATGCCGGTCATGTTCGGCATGTTCCAGTCGGAGACGATGAAGTCAAAATGCTGTGTTTTCAGCTTGTGCAATGCAACCTGGCCATCCTCGGCCTCGTCGACATTGGTAATACCCAATTCCTTCAAGAGGTTGCGCACAATCCTTCTCATTGTTGAGAAATCATCAACAACCAGAAATCTCATATTCTTGTCTATCATTGGCTTTTTCCTGAGCTGATATCAATTCCCAGCTTATTTTGTTCCTAGCGCTGAAGGAAAGGAATGATTGTATCCGCAAGCACCGCAGGGTCGAACTTGGCGACATAGGCATCAACACCGACACTGGCGCCCATGGCCCGGTTGGCATTGGACGACAGGGACGAGTGCATCACCACCGGAATACCGGAGAAACGGGCGTCCGACTTGATCAACTTGGTCAGCACATAACCATCCATTTCCGGCATTTCCGCATCGACCAGAATCAGTTTCAGATTGTCGTGCAGGCTTTCGGAGTCGGACCAGGTTCTGTTCGCCAGCACCTGCAATTTGTCCCACGCCTCTTTGCCGTTGTTTGCCTGATGATACTTGAGGGACATCTTGTCCATCACGTTGGAAATTTCTTTCCGCGCCACCACCGAATCGTCGACGAAGAAGACATACTGGTCATCCTCCAGCGCCGCCTGCGGAATATCCGGCAAACGGGTCTCGCCGACAACGCTAGACAGGATCTGCTCAACGTCCAGGATGGAGACCAGCTTGCCGTCATCCAACTCGGTCACCGCCGTGATCAGTGTCTGCTGGGTGGTATTCATCACGTTTTCAGGCGCGCGCACCTTGTCCCAATCGACACGAATGATGCGATCCACCGAATCCACCAGGAATGCCTGGGTGCTCTTGTTGAACTCGGTGACGATCATGGTGTTGTAGCCACCCTCCGCCAATTCACAGCCGATGAACTTGGCCAGCGAAATTACGGGAATGATGTTGCCGCGCAGGGACAACACCCCTTCGACACCAAACGGCATATTGGGGGTCTTGGTGACGAAAGGCGTCTGCGACACTTCGCGTACCTTGAACACGTTGATCCCGAATGTTTCGCGGGTACCCAACGAAAACAGCAGAATTTCCATCTTGTTCGATCCCGCCAACTTGGTACGGGCATCGATATTGGCTAGCAAAGAGGCATCAGATGCGGACATGGCCACTCCTTAAATAAAGCGCAAATCAGCTCAAATCTTCAGCATCTCGCGGATTTTCATCGAGAGCTTTTGTGGCTCGAACTTGGATACATAGGCATCGACGCCAACCGACTCACCCAGCTTCTGGTTGGATTGCCCCGACAGCGAGGAGTGCATCAGCACAGGAATGCCATGGAAGCGCGGGTCGGACTTGATCAGTTTGGTCAGCATATAACCGTCCATCTCCGGCATCTCGACGTCGGTCAGCACCAGGTTCACGACATCGCTCAACTTGCGCCCGGCCAGCTCGGCCTGCGTCGCCATGCGCTGCAAGTCATCCCATGCCCGCATACCATTGATGGCCGAAGCGTACTTGATGTTCATGACCTCAAATGTTTGCTGGATCTGCTTGCGAGCAACCGCCGAATCATCGGCAAAGTACACCATGCGAGGCTCTTTAATCGGGTCGATACCGATGAACTGGTGCTCGTCACCGTACATGGCGGTTTCCGCCAGCACCTTTTCAACGTCCATCATCATGACCAGCGTACCGCCGTCCAGCTCGGTGACCGCAGTGACCAGACCGCCCATCCGGTTGGTAATCATCTCCGGCGGCACCCGCATCGCCGCCCAATCCAGCCTCAGGATGGTATCGACGGCCTCGACCAGAAAGCCTTGGGTATGGCCGTTGTACTCGGTCACGATCATGATTTCCGGACGCTTCTCGCTGACGATACCGGCGTAGCGTGCCAGATCGATCACCGGCACCAGGCTGCCACGCAGACTGACCATCCCTTCGACGGACGAAGGCATTTCCGGCGCCGAGGTGATTTCCGGCGTCCGCATCACTTCACGTACTTTGAAAACATTGATACCGAAGGTCTCCTTGCGCCCTGTTCTTTGGTCAACTCCAAGAGAGAACAAGAGAATTTCCAGTTTGTTCGTTCCTGCCAGCTTGGTGCGGGCATCGATTTTTTTAAGAAGCTCAGACACGGAAACCTCCGAGGAAAAATTCATTTCTTACGACAAAGACATTCATGCCAGGCTGCGTCAAGCTTTACATTCCAGAATGGCAACACTCCGAGTAGTATCGCCTGTGCTCCATAAGGAGTCCAGCATCATCACATCCCGCGCACAGGGGTAGGATTATCATACGGTTTAACTAGCCTTTACAAATGGCGCCCGCTTAATGTCGAATAATCTATCAACAAATACCACCCCGGAAACGTTGGCCGCAACATTTGCCCACTTTAACGCGGTAACCGATGAGTTGATCAAAGCATACCAACAGCTTGAGATCAAAGTTGAAGAGTTG is a window of Vogesella indigofera DNA encoding:
- the cheY gene encoding chemotaxis response regulator CheY, coding for MIDKNMRFLVVDDFSTMRRIVRNLLKELGITNVDEAEDGQVALHKLKTQHFDFIVSDWNMPNMTGIELLRAVRADPQLKTLPFLMITAEAKRENIIEAATAGASGYIVKPFTAATLEEKMGKIFQSLNK
- a CDS encoding chemotaxis protein; translation: MSASDASLLANIDARTKLAGSNKMEILLFSLGTRETFGINVFKVREVSQTPFVTKTPNMPFGVEGVLSLRGNIIPVISLAKFIGCELAEGGYNTMIVTEFNKSTQAFLVDSVDRIIRVDWDKVRAPENVMNTTQQTLITAVTELDDGKLVSILDVEQILSSVVGETRLPDIPQAALEDDQYVFFVDDSVVARKEISNVMDKMSLKYHQANNGKEAWDKLQVLANRTWSDSESLHDNLKLILVDAEMPEMDGYVLTKLIKSDARFSGIPVVMHSSLSSNANRAMGASVGVDAYVAKFDPAVLADTIIPFLQR
- the cheZ gene encoding protein phosphatase CheZ — encoded protein: MPDHLLESGDSPELEALFESIAKQQASQQEAPSAEVDGANPQAALAIYAQVGQMTRKLHDALRELGYDKSLEKVADALPDAKDRLGYIATLTANAAERVLNATDIARPIQDELQSQSASLSGRWDQLFANQLSVDDFKLLAADTHRFLAQAPQQTAATNAQLLEIVMAQDFQDLTGQVIKKVMDMVKTLESELLTVLIEYLPAEKKVELGTDLLQGPVVNPDGRSDVVTNQQQVDDLLESLGF
- a CDS encoding chemotaxis protein CheA produces the protein MSDFAGMEDLMQDFLLESTELLSDVDNKLCELEKRPNDKALLNDIFRGFHTIKGGAGFLNVSAMVTICHRTENLFDKLRNGELPLSSELMDVILDATGVVRDMFTTLSQGLSPAAPDAGLLAALDSALAGNLVPPAAPVAAPAVAPVAAANTPDWNVLHAAVTTKAAAPAAAAPAAVAVAAAPVVEAVLETPAMPVVAAKPAPAKMVPQQGMASAPPENTIRIDTVRLDQVLNLSGEIGLTKNRLTTLRTEILQGNMETNTLRSLDEAISQLDLLVSDLQNAVMKTRMQPIGRLFQKYPRLARDLARQLGKEVELVITGEETELDKTMIEDLNDPLVHLVRNAVDHGVESSEERISVGKKPQSLVQLSAEQVGDHIVIEITDDGKGMNPEALRRKAIEKGLIDAETANGLDEKQCLQLIFLPGFSTKDQISNVSGRGVGMDVVRTNIQKLNGRIDINSEQGVGTKISISLPLTLAILPVLVVRACNQPFAVPLAMVREIIPIDVAAIQEVSGRPTIVVRDEILPLKTLANLLNWAPTQKPQFGVLMQSAEKSFILAVDSFVGRDDVVIKPLQNIRPKGVAGATLSGDGSVVLVLDMEDLLMGQADAPSGGAMMLRNADNYSY
- a CDS encoding chemotaxis protein produces the protein MSELLKKIDARTKLAGTNKLEILLFSLGVDQRTGRKETFGINVFKVREVMRTPEITSAPEMPSSVEGMVSLRGSLVPVIDLARYAGIVSEKRPEIMIVTEYNGHTQGFLVEAVDTILRLDWAAMRVPPEMITNRMGGLVTAVTELDGGTLVMMMDVEKVLAETAMYGDEHQFIGIDPIKEPRMVYFADDSAVARKQIQQTFEVMNIKYASAINGMRAWDDLQRMATQAELAGRKLSDVVNLVLTDVEMPEMDGYMLTKLIKSDPRFHGIPVLMHSSLSGQSNQKLGESVGVDAYVSKFEPQKLSMKIREMLKI